From Polynucleobacter sp. MWH-Braz-FAM2G, a single genomic window includes:
- the accC gene encoding acetyl-CoA carboxylase biotin carboxylase subunit, with product MFKKILIANRGEIACRVMSTAKKMGIKTVAVYSEADKEARHVQLADEAVCIGPAPSRESYLVMDRIIQACKDTGAEAVHPGYGFLSENEQFAKRCEEEGIVFIGPKYQSIAAMGDKIASKKLALDAKVNTIPGYNEAIDTNEEAVKIAQGIGYPVMIKASAGGGGKGLRVAFNDKEAAEGFAACKTEAMNSFGDDRIFIEKFVEGPRHIEIQVLGDSHGNVVYLNERDCSIQRRHQKVIEEAPSPFIDPATRKAMGEQAVALAKAVNYQSAGTVEFVVGKDKSFYFLEMNTRLQVEHPVTESITGLDLVEQMIRVAAGEKLAFKQEDVKLDGWSMECRINADDPFRNFLPSTGRLVKYRPPESVNGVRVDTGVYEGGEIPMFYDSMIAKLIVHGKDRAEAIEKMRAALNEFVIRGIHSNIPFQAALLQHPRFVNGDFTTGFIAEEYPEGFKKDSVQPADPKRLAALAAFMRYRYLEHIQMIDGQLAGHEMIIGKKFVVVTGKKTGSMNDPYEVPIRVELKDGIYSVYIDEADGVSRYDIVSNWRPGQICLNATINGTHKVTAQVERRGVRYILVLDGVHYECMVLSPLGAELQRRMPVKLPPDTSKLVMSPMPGLLTKIAVKVGEAVTAGQKLASIEAMKMENTLSAMQDGVVAEICAKEGDSLAVDQLIIRFE from the coding sequence ATGTTTAAGAAAATTTTGATTGCTAATCGCGGTGAGATCGCTTGCCGTGTCATGTCCACTGCTAAAAAGATGGGCATCAAAACCGTCGCCGTGTACTCTGAGGCGGATAAAGAAGCGCGCCATGTTCAATTGGCTGATGAAGCGGTATGCATTGGCCCAGCACCTTCACGTGAATCTTATTTAGTAATGGATCGGATCATTCAAGCCTGTAAAGATACTGGTGCCGAAGCGGTTCATCCAGGCTATGGATTTTTGTCTGAAAACGAGCAATTTGCGAAGCGTTGTGAAGAAGAGGGCATTGTCTTTATTGGTCCTAAGTACCAATCTATCGCGGCAATGGGTGACAAGATCGCCTCTAAGAAGCTTGCGCTAGACGCAAAGGTAAATACCATTCCAGGTTACAACGAAGCGATTGATACCAACGAAGAGGCGGTAAAAATCGCTCAGGGTATTGGCTATCCAGTCATGATCAAAGCATCAGCAGGTGGTGGTGGTAAAGGCTTGCGTGTTGCTTTTAACGACAAAGAAGCTGCCGAGGGTTTTGCGGCTTGCAAAACAGAGGCGATGAATAGCTTTGGTGATGATCGCATCTTTATTGAAAAGTTTGTTGAAGGACCGCGCCATATTGAGATTCAGGTTTTGGGTGACTCTCATGGAAACGTGGTTTACCTTAATGAACGCGATTGCTCGATTCAACGTCGCCATCAAAAGGTGATTGAAGAGGCGCCTTCACCATTTATCGATCCAGCTACACGTAAAGCGATGGGCGAACAAGCAGTTGCCCTAGCTAAAGCCGTGAATTATCAATCCGCTGGTACGGTTGAGTTTGTAGTGGGCAAAGATAAATCCTTCTACTTCCTTGAAATGAACACTCGTTTACAAGTTGAGCATCCAGTTACTGAAAGTATTACTGGTCTTGATTTGGTAGAGCAAATGATCCGCGTTGCTGCGGGAGAAAAATTAGCATTTAAGCAAGAAGATGTGAAGTTAGACGGTTGGTCTATGGAGTGTCGTATTAATGCGGATGACCCATTCCGTAACTTCTTGCCTTCAACAGGACGTCTTGTTAAATATCGCCCACCAGAGTCAGTAAATGGTGTTCGTGTTGATACTGGCGTTTATGAGGGCGGTGAAATACCGATGTTCTATGACTCGATGATTGCCAAACTGATCGTACATGGCAAGGATCGTGCAGAGGCGATTGAGAAGATGCGTGCTGCATTGAATGAATTTGTCATTCGCGGTATTCACTCCAATATCCCTTTCCAGGCTGCCTTGCTACAGCATCCAAGATTTGTTAATGGCGACTTTACGACAGGCTTTATTGCTGAAGAGTATCCAGAGGGTTTTAAAAAGGACTCTGTGCAACCTGCTGATCCGAAACGACTTGCTGCTTTGGCCGCTTTCATGCGTTATCGCTATCTAGAGCATATCCAGATGATTGATGGCCAATTGGCTGGCCATGAAATGATCATCGGCAAGAAGTTTGTGGTGGTTACTGGTAAAAAAACGGGCTCCATGAATGATCCGTATGAAGTGCCTATTCGTGTTGAGCTAAAGGATGGGATTTATTCTGTTTACATTGATGAGGCCGATGGCGTTAGTCGATATGACATCGTCAGCAACTGGAGACCCGGTCAAATTTGTTTGAACGCCACCATTAACGGTACGCATAAGGTGACAGCGCAAGTTGAACGTCGTGGTGTGAGATATATTTTGGTTCTCGATGGAGTCCATTACGAGTGTATGGTATTGAGTCCATTAGGTGCTGAACTACAACGCCGTATGCCTGTGAAGCTCCCACCTGATACTTCTAAATTGGTGATGTCACCGATGCCTGGTCTTTTGACAAAGATCGCTGTAAAAGTTGGCGAAGCGGTTACTGCTGGTCAAAAATTGGCATCCATTGAAGCGATGAAGATGGAAAACACGCTTTCAGCCATGCAAGACGGTGTAGTTGCAGAAATCTGTGCCAAGGAAGGCGATAGCTTGGCTGTTGATCAATTGATTATTCGTTTTGAATAA